In Pseudomonas oryzicola, one DNA window encodes the following:
- a CDS encoding sulfotransferase family protein — protein sequence MASLNATMDFRGWLPIRLWRGDADWRVDWCWFGEQQLRRPFFRDDVELALRLPFNQALRRDSDIQALLDWQAHSPGLTPSALLFHASRCGSTLMAQLLASQAHNIVLSEPPPLDSLLRAPLQDAAAAAWQGAALQALLSAYGQRRRGDERQLLVKLDAWNVFEAPLLAALYPQVPRLFLYRDPLEIVASQLRQAGMQRVPGLLGPSAFDVLLPQAEAMGVVEYTCRMVGEILSAGLTLCRQHGGIAVNYCELPDATWGRLGSVLGVPPGAERALREVAVFDAKQPAMNFTADSQRKRQEASEEVREAVRQWATEPYNALECLRLSQAQALGG from the coding sequence ATGGCGAGCCTGAATGCCACGATGGATTTCCGCGGCTGGCTACCCATCCGCCTGTGGCGCGGGGACGCTGACTGGCGGGTGGACTGGTGCTGGTTTGGCGAGCAGCAGCTGCGCCGGCCGTTCTTCCGTGATGACGTCGAGCTGGCATTGCGCCTGCCATTCAACCAGGCGCTACGCCGCGACAGCGATATCCAGGCGCTGCTGGACTGGCAGGCCCACAGCCCGGGCCTGACGCCATCGGCCTTGCTGTTCCACGCCTCGCGCTGTGGCTCGACCTTGATGGCGCAATTGCTGGCCAGCCAGGCGCACAACATCGTGCTGTCCGAGCCTCCGCCGCTGGACAGCCTGTTACGCGCGCCGTTGCAGGATGCCGCTGCCGCTGCCTGGCAGGGCGCGGCGTTGCAGGCGTTGTTATCGGCCTACGGCCAGCGCCGCCGGGGCGATGAGCGCCAGCTGCTGGTCAAGCTCGATGCCTGGAACGTGTTCGAGGCCCCGTTGCTGGCGGCGTTGTACCCGCAGGTGCCACGGCTGTTCCTGTACCGTGACCCACTGGAGATTGTCGCCTCGCAGTTGCGCCAGGCAGGCATGCAACGGGTTCCGGGCCTGCTCGGGCCCTCTGCCTTCGATGTGCTGTTGCCGCAGGCCGAGGCCATGGGCGTGGTGGAATACACCTGCAGGATGGTGGGCGAAATCCTCAGCGCCGGGCTGACGCTGTGCCGGCAGCACGGCGGTATTGCCGTCAATTACTGCGAGTTGCCCGACGCAACCTGGGGCCGGCTTGGGTCCGTGCTCGGCGTGCCGCCTGGCGCCGAGCGGGCACTGCGCGAGGTGGCAGTCTTCGATGCCAAGCAACCGGCGATGAATTTCACCGCTGACAGCCAGCGCAAACGCCAGGAGGCCAGTGAAGAGGTGCGCGAGGCTGTGCGCCAATGGGCCACGGAGCCGTACAACGCCCTGGAATGCCTGCGCTTGAGCCAGGCGCAGGCGCTGGGTGGGTGA
- a CDS encoding HlyD family efflux transporter periplasmic adaptor subunit: MMLPALRADLQLSPAAPALDGSAQWTLADPLRGRYFKLGAAAVRLLHHWGLGDPQQVLAAANAEPGARLQADELDTLRGFLAQHDLLSAEDADQRQSYASKAAATRQSVWKKALHQYLFFRIPLWRPDAFLNRSWPLLERHAGWLLRFGLPALLVLGVFLMARDWSRFIATFPHLFSLGGMLVFGLALAFAKLCHEFGHAYMAKRAGCRVQSMGLAFMVMLPMFYTDVSDAWRVSDRRSRLLIDAGGVLAELVLAVLALLAWSLLPDGPLRTAAFMLASATWVTTLLVNLNPFMRFDGYFLISDLWGVENLQQRAFALCRWRLREALFGYGDAKPEPWPEGMHKRLLVWGYGAWLWRAVLFFGIALAVYHLFFKVLGIFLMLVELVWFIGLPVYKEVQQWWQRRGQAQPHKAVRSGLGVLLLLALLVVPWRGAVEVPAMLEASRVSALHAPLAARLKRLLVQDGEQVSQGQLLLELESPDLDSRQAIVRREIEILQLLLRRQSGRSATAGDAGILEQQLAEAVAEFRGLAAQRQRLLLRAPHDGVLRDLPAGLAVGQWLNTAQPLGRIVEPGVRLRGYLAEAELWRVAPGIEGRFIGDDPLRAALPVRLEQIDATGAAYLELEALASDRHGPIAVRRDSQQRAEPLHAQYGVWLSPTTATADIAQPLRGVVVLDGARESLLEAAWRRLAALGVRESGF; the protein is encoded by the coding sequence GTGATGCTGCCGGCCCTGCGAGCCGACCTGCAACTGTCGCCAGCGGCGCCGGCGCTGGACGGTTCAGCGCAATGGACCCTGGCCGACCCGCTGCGCGGTCGTTACTTCAAGCTCGGCGCAGCCGCGGTGCGCTTGTTGCACCACTGGGGCCTGGGCGATCCGCAGCAGGTACTGGCGGCGGCCAATGCCGAACCAGGCGCGCGATTGCAAGCCGACGAACTGGACACACTGCGAGGGTTCCTTGCTCAACATGACCTGCTGAGCGCGGAGGATGCCGACCAGCGTCAAAGCTACGCCAGCAAAGCCGCGGCCACCCGGCAGAGCGTCTGGAAGAAGGCGCTGCACCAGTACTTGTTCTTCCGTATCCCGTTGTGGCGTCCGGACGCTTTCCTCAATCGCAGTTGGCCGCTGCTCGAACGCCATGCCGGCTGGCTGTTGCGCTTTGGTCTGCCCGCGTTGCTGGTACTCGGCGTATTCCTGATGGCCCGCGACTGGTCGCGTTTCATCGCCACGTTCCCGCACCTGTTCAGCCTGGGCGGCATGCTCGTCTTCGGGCTGGCCCTGGCCTTTGCCAAGCTTTGCCACGAATTCGGCCATGCCTATATGGCCAAGCGGGCTGGCTGTCGGGTGCAGAGCATGGGGTTGGCCTTCATGGTCATGTTGCCGATGTTCTATACCGATGTCAGTGACGCCTGGCGGGTGAGCGACCGGCGCTCGCGGCTGCTGATCGATGCCGGGGGCGTCCTCGCCGAACTGGTCCTGGCGGTGCTGGCTCTGCTGGCCTGGTCGCTGCTGCCCGATGGGCCGCTGCGCACCGCAGCGTTCATGCTCGCCAGCGCCACCTGGGTGACTACCTTGCTGGTCAACCTCAACCCGTTCATGCGTTTCGACGGTTACTTCCTGATCAGCGACCTGTGGGGCGTCGAAAACCTGCAGCAACGCGCCTTCGCCCTGTGCCGCTGGCGCCTGCGCGAGGCGCTGTTCGGCTACGGCGACGCAAAGCCCGAGCCTTGGCCCGAAGGCATGCACAAGCGCCTGCTGGTGTGGGGCTATGGTGCCTGGCTGTGGCGTGCAGTGCTGTTCTTCGGTATCGCCCTGGCGGTGTACCACCTGTTTTTCAAGGTGCTGGGCATTTTCCTGATGCTGGTCGAACTGGTGTGGTTCATCGGCCTGCCAGTGTACAAGGAGGTGCAGCAGTGGTGGCAGCGGCGCGGCCAGGCCCAGCCGCACAAGGCCGTGCGCAGTGGCCTTGGGGTGTTGCTGCTGCTGGCGCTGCTGGTGGTGCCGTGGCGCGGTGCGGTGGAAGTGCCGGCTATGCTCGAAGCGTCCCGCGTGAGTGCCTTGCACGCCCCGCTGGCGGCACGCTTGAAGCGTTTGCTGGTGCAGGATGGCGAGCAAGTCAGCCAGGGCCAATTGCTGCTGGAGCTGGAATCGCCCGACCTCGATTCGCGCCAGGCGATCGTTCGCCGCGAAATCGAGATACTCCAGTTGCTGCTGCGCCGACAGTCCGGGCGCAGTGCCACAGCTGGCGACGCTGGCATACTTGAGCAGCAACTGGCCGAGGCGGTGGCGGAATTCCGCGGCCTGGCCGCGCAGCGTCAGCGGCTGCTGCTGCGCGCCCCTCACGACGGGGTTTTGCGCGACCTGCCGGCCGGGCTGGCGGTCGGGCAATGGCTGAACACTGCCCAACCCCTGGGGCGTATCGTCGAGCCCGGGGTGCGCTTGCGTGGTTACCTGGCCGAGGCCGAGTTGTGGCGGGTGGCGCCGGGCATCGAGGGCCGTTTCATTGGCGATGACCCATTGCGCGCGGCATTGCCGGTGCGCCTGGAACAGATAGACGCCACCGGGGCAGCTTACCTTGAGCTGGAAGCATTGGCCTCTGATCGCCATGGCCCGATTGCCGTGCGCCGCGACAGCCAGCAGCGTGCGGAACCACTACACGCGCAGTACGGCGTATGGCTGAGCCCAACCACAGCAACCGCCGACATTGCTCAGCCGTTGCGCGGAGTGGTGGTGCTCGACGGTGCCCGCGAGTCGTTGCTGGAAGCAGCCTGGCGCCGGTTGGCAGCGCTGGGCGTGCGTGAAAGTGGTTTCTAG
- a CDS encoding GNAT family N-acetyltransferase codes for MASPEVHLRPITDADQAFLRTLYGTTRADEMAMLPWDQVVIEAFLDQQFQAQHAHYQAHFADAGFSVIETAGEAIGRAYLLWTDSHLQIIDTALMPAWRGRGIGTGLIRQWLAQADRHGLSVGLHVTLHNPALRLYQRNGFEVVGDNGLYLEMRRPALAVFHVDRPA; via the coding sequence ATGGCCAGCCCCGAAGTGCACCTGCGCCCCATCACTGACGCCGACCAGGCGTTCCTGCGTACCCTCTATGGCACCACCCGGGCTGACGAAATGGCCATGCTGCCTTGGGACCAGGTGGTCATCGAGGCGTTTCTCGACCAACAGTTCCAAGCCCAGCACGCCCATTATCAGGCTCACTTTGCCGACGCCGGTTTCTCCGTCATCGAAACCGCGGGTGAAGCGATTGGTCGCGCCTACCTGCTGTGGACCGACAGCCATCTGCAAATCATCGATACAGCCTTGATGCCCGCCTGGCGAGGCCGGGGCATCGGCACCGGCTTGATCCGACAGTGGTTGGCACAGGCCGATCGACATGGCCTCAGCGTCGGCCTGCACGTAACGTTGCACAATCCGGCGCTGCGCCTGTACCAGCGCAACGGTTTCGAAGTGGTTGGCGACAACGGCCTGTATCTGGAGATGCGTCGGCCGGCGCTCGCAGTTTTTCACGTCGACAGGCCTGCCTGA
- a CDS encoding bifunctional diguanylate cyclase/phosphodiesterase, which translates to MDATFGSNSSRSQVVRQLTLVFSSLLLLILLLGLVSLYRIAESLDARERTQSRFHAESALAQLQKSERNYLVSYAVWQAAYEHLAGRVDRHWAYDEDNLGETLYSTDGYEGVFVLGDDGTHYAMLEGRLSEQGFERYSGSRTQVLQRARQATLQEEQAASGYLVFNGQPALYTAAVIRPPSARPSLPSAGAVLVFVRLLSPKVLGQLGRSAGLSGFAVVAAPQVQADQGRLPLEDSGYALTWHIEQPGADLLETVLLPLALALLIIALVMALCARYAMRASAGMDRSHHALAASKAALQASEARFKAVAEAASDWIWETDAQQNLTYLSARFTELTGHPVERWLQRPISDLFDCDTGQVETWLHGLAGSESTGSLRCQYRDHHEQRRECRIAAKAIIEHKACQGFRGTCTDITDEVAAHAQVQHLSLHDALTGLPNRNKLFRFLEDAGVGELALLMLDLDNFKPINDSLGHPAGDAVLIEVARRLGQVTRDTDLVARLGGDEFVIVLARPGKHDEVDRFCARVVEALKRPITFEQHKVQVGVSLGVVLSAEYAGSPSDLIRYADVALYSAKQAGKHTWRYFSAQLNSALLEKRELERELREGIARGELRLHFQPRYKVDGVTVASAEALVRWQHPRLGLLRPDRFIALAEESDLIVQLGNWVLQEACTLARGWPLAILVSVNMSPAQFSRSDVVRDVAEALRHTGLPAHRLELEITENVMLNDVEGALHTMNALKELGVRLNMDDFGTGYSSLGYLRTYPFDSIKIDKRFVQSLGTSSSDRSVVQAIINLGNAMGMTVTAEGVETAEQLALLCDDQCHEVQGYLLSRPVENRALMQLMAAGEGVDPGVS; encoded by the coding sequence ATGGATGCAACCTTCGGCAGTAATTCGTCGCGCAGTCAGGTGGTTCGGCAGTTGACCCTGGTTTTTTCCAGCCTGCTGCTGCTGATATTGCTATTGGGCCTGGTTTCCTTATACCGCATTGCCGAGTCACTTGACGCGCGCGAGCGAACACAGAGCCGTTTCCACGCCGAGTCGGCGCTGGCTCAATTGCAGAAGAGCGAACGCAACTACCTGGTCTCCTATGCCGTGTGGCAGGCCGCATACGAGCACTTGGCCGGCCGTGTGGACCGGCACTGGGCCTACGACGAGGATAACCTGGGCGAGACGCTTTACAGCACCGACGGCTATGAAGGGGTGTTCGTCCTGGGGGATGACGGCACCCACTATGCGATGCTGGAAGGGCGTCTCAGCGAACAGGGCTTCGAACGCTACAGCGGCAGCCGCACCCAGGTTCTGCAACGGGCTCGGCAGGCGACGCTGCAGGAGGAACAGGCTGCCTCCGGCTACCTGGTGTTCAACGGCCAACCGGCGCTGTACACCGCAGCGGTCATCCGCCCGCCCTCGGCTCGGCCCTCGCTGCCGAGTGCTGGCGCCGTACTGGTGTTCGTGCGGTTACTCAGCCCGAAGGTGCTCGGGCAACTGGGCCGCTCTGCCGGGCTGTCAGGCTTTGCCGTCGTGGCCGCGCCTCAGGTGCAGGCAGACCAGGGGCGTTTGCCGCTGGAGGACAGTGGCTACGCGCTGACCTGGCATATTGAACAACCAGGGGCCGATCTGCTCGAGACAGTACTGTTGCCGCTGGCCCTGGCTTTGCTGATCATCGCCCTGGTCATGGCCCTGTGCGCCCGCTACGCCATGCGCGCCAGTGCCGGCATGGACCGTAGCCACCACGCGCTTGCCGCCTCGAAAGCCGCTCTGCAAGCCAGTGAAGCGCGCTTCAAGGCAGTGGCGGAAGCCGCCTCGGACTGGATCTGGGAGACCGACGCGCAGCAGAACCTGACCTATCTCTCTGCGCGTTTTACCGAATTGACCGGGCACCCCGTGGAGCGTTGGCTGCAACGCCCGATCAGCGACCTGTTCGACTGCGATACCGGCCAGGTCGAGACCTGGCTGCACGGCCTGGCCGGCAGCGAGTCGACGGGTAGCCTGCGTTGCCAGTACCGCGATCACCATGAGCAACGGCGAGAATGCCGGATTGCCGCCAAGGCCATCATCGAACACAAGGCTTGCCAGGGCTTTCGCGGCACGTGCACGGACATCACCGACGAAGTCGCTGCCCATGCGCAAGTGCAGCACCTGTCGCTACACGATGCGCTCACCGGCCTGCCCAATCGCAACAAGTTGTTCCGCTTCCTCGAAGATGCCGGGGTAGGGGAGCTGGCCTTGCTGATGCTCGACCTGGACAATTTCAAACCGATCAATGACAGCCTCGGCCACCCGGCCGGGGACGCCGTGCTGATCGAAGTGGCCCGTCGGCTCGGGCAGGTGACCCGCGATACCGACCTGGTGGCGCGCCTGGGCGGAGACGAGTTCGTCATCGTGCTGGCCCGGCCGGGCAAACATGATGAAGTGGACCGCTTCTGCGCGCGGGTCGTCGAAGCCCTCAAGCGCCCGATCACCTTCGAGCAACACAAGGTGCAGGTCGGGGTCAGCCTCGGGGTGGTGTTGTCTGCAGAGTATGCCGGTTCGCCCAGTGACCTGATCCGGTATGCCGATGTGGCCTTGTACAGCGCGAAACAGGCCGGCAAGCATACCTGGCGCTACTTCTCGGCACAGCTGAACTCGGCATTGCTGGAAAAGCGCGAACTGGAACGTGAACTGCGCGAGGGCATCGCCCGTGGTGAGCTGCGCTTGCATTTCCAGCCACGTTACAAGGTGGACGGGGTAACGGTGGCGTCTGCCGAGGCGCTGGTGCGCTGGCAACATCCACGGCTCGGTTTGCTGCGGCCAGACCGCTTCATTGCCCTGGCCGAGGAGTCCGACCTGATCGTGCAGCTGGGCAACTGGGTGCTCCAGGAGGCTTGCACCCTGGCACGTGGCTGGCCGTTGGCTATCCTGGTCTCGGTCAACATGTCGCCAGCGCAGTTCAGCCGCAGCGACGTGGTGCGGGACGTGGCTGAAGCGCTCCGGCACACGGGCCTGCCTGCCCATCGGCTGGAGCTGGAGATTACCGAGAACGTCATGCTCAATGACGTGGAAGGTGCCCTGCACACCATGAATGCATTGAAGGAGCTGGGGGTACGTCTGAACATGGATGACTTCGGCACGGGCTACTCTTCCCTGGGCTATTTGCGCACCTACCCGTTCGACAGCATCAAGATCGACAAGCGCTTCGTCCAGTCGTTGGGCACCAGCAGCAGTGATCGCAGCGTGGTGCAGGCTATCATCAACCTGGGCAACGCGATGGGCATGACCGTCACCGCCGAGGGCGTGGAGACCGCAGAACAGCTGGCCTTGCTTTGCGACGACCAGTGCCATGAGGTGCAGGGTTACCTGCTTAGCCGGCCGGTGGAAAACCGCGCGTTGATGCAACTGATGGCTGCCGGCGAAGGTGTAGATCCCGGTGTGTCCTGA
- a CDS encoding aspartyl/asparaginyl beta-hydroxylase domain-containing protein produces MPELLLPRCARLDLAIDLPAVLAALQRVASDAWQPHFNSGYHHGDWSGVALVAAEDAIVPLAPGQGAALRLAWWQAEAAWQALLAPFASSLRAARLLRLGAGARIHEHRDPDLGRPGGCLRLHIPLLSPAGVEFLVDGLQVPMRPGECWFIDLSRPHRVDNPGPGERIHLVLDCLPDPWLASLIEKGRAQTPGLCLGRAGQAFEQFRQQVAQDPLLAARLQAHQQPQAFVAEAISLGAALGLAFSEAEVLSAMRRGKQAWSDQWRA; encoded by the coding sequence ATGCCCGAACTGCTTTTGCCGCGTTGTGCTCGCCTCGACCTGGCCATCGACCTGCCGGCAGTACTGGCGGCATTGCAGCGGGTTGCCAGCGATGCCTGGCAGCCGCACTTCAACAGCGGCTACCACCACGGCGACTGGAGCGGCGTGGCCCTGGTGGCCGCCGAAGATGCCATCGTGCCGCTTGCTCCCGGCCAGGGCGCTGCGCTGCGGTTGGCCTGGTGGCAGGCAGAAGCGGCCTGGCAAGCCTTGCTCGCGCCGTTTGCCAGCTCGCTACGCGCTGCCCGTCTGCTGCGCCTGGGCGCCGGCGCGCGCATCCATGAGCACCGTGACCCGGACCTGGGCCGGCCAGGCGGCTGCCTGCGTTTGCATATTCCGTTGCTGAGCCCTGCTGGCGTGGAGTTTCTGGTCGATGGCCTGCAGGTGCCCATGCGCCCAGGCGAGTGCTGGTTCATCGACCTGTCGCGACCACATCGGGTAGACAACCCGGGGCCCGGTGAGCGCATCCACCTGGTGCTCGATTGCCTGCCTGACCCGTGGTTGGCGAGCCTGATCGAAAAGGGGCGCGCGCAAACTCCAGGCTTGTGCCTGGGCAGGGCGGGGCAGGCCTTCGAACAGTTTCGCCAGCAGGTAGCGCAGGACCCGTTACTGGCCGCTCGCTTGCAGGCACATCAACAGCCGCAAGCCTTCGTCGCCGAGGCCATCAGCCTGGGCGCGGCCCTGGGGCTGGCATTTTCCGAGGCCGAAGTGCTCAGTGCCATGCGCCGAGGCAAGCAAGCATGGAGCGATCAATGGCGAGCCTGA
- a CDS encoding efflux RND transporter periplasmic adaptor subunit, giving the protein MTAAANGVAEHAFARFLGLERQARQAASSEQLAYAMVNDGQALFGFRHAALLIEGKVQALTGISVVESNAPFVAFVERAARQLQAAGAADTAAAVNPAILDAQVRDDWQALSAAQAFWLPLHNREGQTFGGLWLARDNPFNAAEQALLVHLAEAYGHAWQALRPARPWRLRWPRRRLLALVAVAVVVLCIPVRQSVLAPAEVVPRGGRVVAAPLDGVIAEFLVKPNQTVIAGELLVRFDDTSLKAQADVAERTLGVAEAELKASTQRAFSDADSSARLDLLAARVEQKRAELDYARQLLARSEVRAERDGIAVFADAQRWTGKPVQTGERLLQLADPAKAELRMELPVGDAIALQPGAEVALFLDSDPLHRHPAQLERAAYEAQATAAGQLAYRLDAAFVEAPPRIGLRGTAKLYGERAPLAYYLLRRPLAAVRQGLGW; this is encoded by the coding sequence ATGACGGCCGCCGCCAACGGCGTGGCTGAGCATGCCTTCGCCCGGTTTCTGGGGCTGGAGCGGCAGGCGCGCCAGGCTGCCAGCAGCGAGCAGCTGGCCTATGCCATGGTCAACGATGGCCAGGCGCTGTTTGGTTTTCGTCATGCCGCGCTGTTGATCGAAGGCAAGGTCCAGGCACTCACCGGTATCAGCGTGGTGGAAAGCAATGCCCCGTTCGTGGCCTTTGTCGAGCGCGCCGCCAGGCAGCTGCAGGCCGCCGGTGCTGCTGATACCGCCGCAGCGGTCAACCCGGCGATACTCGATGCGCAGGTGCGCGACGACTGGCAGGCTTTGTCTGCTGCGCAGGCCTTCTGGCTGCCGTTGCACAACCGTGAGGGGCAAACCTTCGGTGGCTTGTGGCTGGCACGCGATAACCCCTTCAACGCTGCCGAGCAGGCCCTGCTGGTGCACCTGGCAGAGGCCTACGGCCATGCCTGGCAAGCCTTGCGCCCGGCGCGCCCGTGGCGCCTGCGCTGGCCAAGACGGCGTCTGCTGGCGCTTGTGGCGGTGGCCGTGGTGGTGCTGTGCATACCGGTCCGTCAGTCGGTGCTGGCGCCCGCCGAGGTGGTACCGCGCGGTGGCCGGGTGGTGGCCGCGCCGCTGGATGGAGTCATTGCCGAGTTTCTGGTCAAACCCAACCAGACGGTGATCGCCGGTGAACTGCTGGTGCGTTTCGACGACACCTCGCTCAAGGCGCAGGCGGATGTTGCCGAGCGTACCTTGGGGGTTGCCGAGGCCGAACTCAAAGCCAGCACTCAGCGCGCATTCTCCGATGCTGACTCCAGTGCGCGCCTCGACCTGCTGGCTGCACGGGTGGAGCAGAAGCGCGCCGAACTCGACTACGCCCGCCAGTTGCTGGCGCGCAGCGAAGTGCGTGCCGAGCGGGATGGCATTGCCGTGTTCGCCGATGCCCAGCGCTGGACTGGCAAACCGGTGCAGACCGGCGAGCGCCTGCTGCAACTGGCCGATCCCGCCAAGGCCGAGCTGCGCATGGAGTTGCCGGTGGGCGACGCCATTGCCCTGCAACCGGGGGCCGAGGTGGCGCTGTTCCTGGACAGCGATCCATTGCACCGGCACCCCGCGCAGCTCGAGCGTGCCGCCTACGAAGCCCAGGCTACCGCTGCCGGGCAGTTGGCCTATCGGCTGGATGCGGCGTTCGTCGAGGCGCCGCCACGCATCGGCCTGCGTGGCACCGCCAAGCTGTATGGCGAGCGTGCGCCGCTGGCCTATTACCTGCTGCGCCGCCCGCTGGCGGCGGTGCGCCAAGGGCTGGGCTGGTGA
- a CDS encoding efflux RND transporter periplasmic adaptor subunit produces MRPAIRLALALAVLQLPLAVASEAPGDPLLDTPARGDAGTGQNARGVLRARDHAVLASELAGRIVEMPFAEGEDFKKGSTLARFDCAAYQAQLNAAQAAVRASREELDHNRQLAALKSVGRYEVSLAEARQAQAQAEAQVYQVQVRRCVVNAPFDGRVVQRRAQPHESVPSGAPLLEVVDNRSLEIQLLVPSNWLARLKPGQPFQFTPDETGRPLQAQVKRVGARIDEGSQTLLLIGELPRDAQGLLAGMSGTAIFPEQP; encoded by the coding sequence ATGCGTCCTGCCATCCGCCTGGCCCTGGCCTTGGCTGTGTTGCAGTTGCCACTGGCGGTGGCCAGTGAAGCACCAGGCGACCCACTGCTGGACACGCCGGCGCGCGGCGATGCAGGCACTGGGCAAAACGCCCGTGGCGTGCTGCGCGCCCGTGATCACGCAGTGCTGGCCAGTGAACTGGCCGGGCGCATTGTCGAGATGCCCTTTGCAGAGGGCGAAGACTTCAAGAAGGGCAGTACCTTGGCGCGCTTCGATTGCGCTGCTTACCAGGCCCAGCTCAATGCTGCCCAGGCGGCGGTGCGCGCCTCACGAGAGGAACTCGACCACAATCGGCAACTGGCCGCCCTCAAGTCGGTCGGCCGGTACGAGGTTTCCCTGGCCGAAGCCAGGCAGGCCCAAGCCCAGGCCGAAGCGCAGGTGTACCAGGTGCAGGTCAGGCGCTGCGTGGTCAATGCACCGTTCGATGGCCGTGTGGTGCAACGCCGTGCCCAGCCACACGAAAGCGTACCCAGCGGGGCGCCGCTGCTGGAAGTGGTGGACAACCGCTCGCTGGAGATCCAGCTGCTGGTGCCGTCGAACTGGCTCGCACGCCTGAAACCCGGTCAACCTTTCCAGTTCACCCCGGATGAAACTGGCCGACCGCTGCAGGCGCAGGTCAAGCGCGTCGGCGCGCGGATCGATGAAGGCAGCCAGACCCTGCTGCTGATCGGCGAACTGCCGCGGGACGCCCAAGGGCTGTTGGCGGGCATGAGCGGTACGGCCATTTTCCCGGAACAACCATGA
- a CDS encoding phage tail protein, giving the protein MSEPFLGEIRMFAGNFAPRGWAQCQGQLLSIQQNSALFAILGTTYGGNGQTTFGLPDLRGRMPVGVGTGPGLPTVDQGEMAGVTQVTLMRQNLPPIPVAIPASKASVAIPAVVTNANLGEPTTGSVLATPYDTTGSGAAASIYSDAAASTTLKPFDANIPPVNVVTGGSSIPVPVQAPFLGMNFIIALEGIFPTRN; this is encoded by the coding sequence ATGAGTGAGCCATTCCTCGGTGAGATCAGGATGTTTGCAGGCAATTTCGCGCCGCGTGGCTGGGCACAGTGCCAAGGGCAACTGTTGAGCATCCAGCAGAACAGCGCACTGTTCGCCATCCTCGGCACCACCTACGGCGGCAATGGCCAGACCACGTTCGGCCTGCCTGACCTGCGCGGACGCATGCCCGTTGGCGTGGGTACCGGGCCGGGGTTGCCGACTGTGGACCAAGGTGAAATGGCCGGTGTCACCCAGGTCACCTTGATGAGGCAGAACCTGCCGCCCATCCCGGTGGCGATCCCGGCCAGCAAAGCCAGTGTCGCCATCCCGGCGGTGGTCACCAACGCCAACCTCGGTGAGCCCACCACCGGCAGCGTGCTGGCCACACCTTACGACACCACCGGTTCGGGAGCGGCGGCGAGCATCTACTCCGATGCCGCCGCCAGCACCACCCTGAAACCGTTCGACGCCAATATTCCGCCAGTGAACGTGGTGACGGGCGGCAGCTCGATACCCGTTCCGGTACAAGCGCCTTTCCTGGGCATGAACTTCATCATCGCCCTGGAAGGCATCTTCCCGACCCGTAACTGA